One Bradysia coprophila strain Holo2 unplaced genomic scaffold, BU_Bcop_v1 contig_476, whole genome shotgun sequence genomic region harbors:
- the LOC119082768 gene encoding non-specific lipid-transfer protein translates to MSRTPKVYVIGCGMTKFEKPGRRENFDYPQMVKESVTKALADAKINYTEIQQACVGFVSGDSTSGQRALYEVGMTGIPVYNVNNNCSTGATALMLAKQLIETGNNDCVLAVGFEKMQRGSLSLTHTDRANPMEFHLESMSKVHDITASPITAQMFGNAGVEHMKLYGTTPDHFAKIAYKNHKHSVNNPYAQFQDYYTLDQIKKAPHVHAMLTRLMCSPTSDGSAACVLASEAFVRRNGLEGQAVEIVGLEMATDVPASFNENSMMKMVGYEMTRIAAQKLFVKSNYKPQDVDVVELHDCFAPNELITYEALGLCDVGKAGEMIDRGDNTYGGKYVINPSGGLISKGHPLGATGLAQCSEICWQLRGLAGKRQVPNAKLGLQHNIGLGGAAVVGLYRLGFPQQNVKLNLTSGQISANGEGFLVTPYLKVLEQAMEEDKDNLIAKVRGIYGFKVTNGPNGASGYWVINAKTGKGSITYNGTEKPDVTFIISDVDVAELISGKLPPQKAFFQGKVKVQGNMGLAMKLVDLQRTAQNRIEELRSKL, encoded by the exons ATGAGTCGCACACCAAAAGTTTATGTTATCGGTTGTGGCATGACCAAA TTTGAAAAGCCCGGTCGCCGCGAAAATTTCGATTATCCACAAATGGTCAAAGAGTCAGTGACAAAAGCCTTAGCTGATGCCAAAATAAATTACACAGAAATTCAACAGGCTTGTGTTGGATTTGTGTCAG GTGACTCAACAAGTGGTCAACGTGCTTTGTATGAAGTGGGCATGACAGGCATTCCAGTTTACAATGTAAACAACAATTGTTCAACAGGTGCCACAGCACTGATGTTAGCGAAACAATTAATCGAAACGGGCAACAATGATTGCGTTCTTGCTGTTGGCTTTGAAAAAATGCAACGAGGATCTCTGTCGCTTACG CATACCGATCGTGCCAATCCTATGGAATTTCACTTGGAGAGCATGAGCAAGGTACACGATATTACTGCGTCGCCAATAACTGCACAAATGTTCGGAAATGCCGGTGTTGAGCATATG AAACTGTACGGTACCACACCCGATCACTTTGCCAAAATTGCGTACAAAAACCACAAACATTCCGTGAACAATCCGTACGCTCAATTCCAAGATTACTACACGTTGGATCAAATCAAGAAAGCCCCACACGTCCATGCGATGCTGACCCGTTTAATGTGTAGTCCCACCAGTGACGGCAGTGCTGCTTGTGTACTGGCATCGGAAGCATTTGTGAGACGAAACGGCCTTGAGGGTCAAGCCGTTGAAATTGTCGGCTTGGAAATGGCAACTGATGTCCCAGCGTCGTTCAACGAAAACAGTATGATGAAAATGGTCGGCTATGAG ATGACGAGGATCGCCGCTCAAAAGCTGTTCGTTAAATCCAATTACAAGCCCCAAGACGTCGATGTCGTTGAGTTGCATGATTGCTTTGCACCCAACGAATTGATCACCTATGAAGCGCTAGGTTTGTGCGATGTGGGCAAAGCAGGTGAAATGATTGATCGTGGCGACAATACGTACGGCGGAAAATATGTGATAAATCCAAGTGGTGGTTTGATCAGCAAAGGTCATCCGCTCGGAGCAACTGGCTTGGCTCAATGTTCGGAAATCTGTTGGCAATTACGTGGATTAGCTGGCAAACGGCAGGTGCCGAATGCTAAATTGGGACTTCAACACAATATCGGTTTGGGTGGTGCGGCTGTTGTCGGTCTGTACCGTCTAGGATTCCCGCAGCAAAATGTTAAACTAAATTTGACTAGTGGACAGATCAGTGCCAATGGTGAAGGATTTTTGGTGACTCCTTACCTGAAAGTGTTGGAACAAGCCATGGAAGAGGACAAAGACAATTTGATTGCCAAAGTTCGTGGAATTTACGGCTTTAAAGTAACGAATGGACCGAATGGTGCATCTGGATACTGGGTTATAAATGCCAAGACCGGAAAGGGTAGCATCACCTACAACGGAACAGAGAAACCAGACGTTACATTCATCATATCCGATGTGGACGTTGCTGAATTAATATCTGGTAAATTGCCGCCACAAAAGGCCTTTTTCCAAGGAAAGGTCAAAGTTCAGGGTAATATGGGGCTGGCTATGAAATTGGTCGATTTGCAGCGGACCGCTCAGAATCGTATCGAGGAGCTTCGGtcgaaattgtaa